A stretch of DNA from Terriglobales bacterium:
GCGCGGTCCCAAGGGTACCCTCCCCTGGCCGGCCAACCTGAAATAGCGGGCCGGCCCGGCTTTCGTCCCATCCGGGGTGCGAGTGCGCCCTTCTTCTGATAACCTTTTGCGGCTGATTTCAGTCTAATGAGGCGCTATGAAAGCCAAGCTTGTCGTGTGTCTGCTCTCCCTGGCCGTGCTCGCCGCGCTGCCGGCATCGGCCCAGAAGAGAGGCGCCGCTCCCACCGCGGCCGAGCCCTCTCTGCCCTACACCCCCAGCCTCGACGTCACCGCCATGGACCGCTCCGTCGATCCCTGTACCGACTTCTATACCTACTCCTGCGGAGGCTGGAAGAAAAACAATCCCATTCCGCCCGACCAGGTCTCCTGGAGCGTCTACGGCAAGCTCTACCAGGACAACCTGAACTTCCTGCGCGCCATCCTGGAGCAGGCGGCCGCCGCCAAGCAGCGCGACGCCGTCACCCAGAAGATCGGCGACTTCTACGCCGCCTGCCTGGACGAGGCCGCGGTGAACCAGCGCGGGGTGGCCGCCATCCAGCCCGAGCTGGACGCCATCGCCGCTCTCCGGGACAAGAAGGGGCTGGCGCCGCTGGTGGCGCGCCTGCAGATGGGCGGCCCCGGCGGCTACATCTTCGGCGGCGGCTCCATGCAGGACCCCGACGACTCCGAGCAGCAGATCGCCGGCCTCTACCAGGGCGGCCTCGGCCTCCCCGACCGCGATTACTACCTCAAGGACGACGCCAAGTCGCAGGAGACCCGCGCCCGCTACCTCCAGCACGTGCAGAAGGTCTTCGAATTGCTCGGCGACTCTCCTGCTGCCGCGCAAGCCGACAGCGCCACCGTCATGCGCATGGAGACCGAGATGGCCGCGGCCTCCCTCACTCGCGTCGAGCGCCGCGATCCCTACAAGCTCAAGCACAAGATGAAGGTCGCCGACCTGGCCGCCCTGGCTCCCAACTTCGACTGGCAGGCGTACTTCCAGGCCGTCCAGGCGCCCTCCTTCGAGATCCTCAACGTGGCCGAGCCCGACTTCTTCAAGGAGGTCAACGCTCAGGTGGCCGGCGAGAGCCTGGACGACTGGAAGACCTACCTCCGCTTCCACCTCGCCAACGCCTACTCCCCCTACCTCTCCCAGCCCTTCGTGGAGGAGAACTTCGACTTCTACCGCAAGTACCTGCGCGGCGCCAAGGAGATCCAGCCGCGCTGGAAGCGCTGCGTGCAGTGGGTGGACGACGATCTGGGCGAGGCCCTGGGCCAGGCCTACGTGAAGAAGGTCTTCTCCCCCCAGCTCAAGGCCGACACCCTCAAGATGGTGCAGCTCATCGAGGGCGCCATGGAGCAGCGCATCAACCAGCTCGACTGGATGAGTCCCGAGACCAAGCAGCAGGCCCTCAAGAAGCTGCACGCCATCCGCAACAAGATCGGCTATCCCGACAAGTGGCGCGACTACAGCTCGGTGGCCATCACCCCCGGCGACTTCGCGGGCAACGTGCGCAACGCCATCGCCTTTGAGTCTCACCGCGACATCAACAAGATCGGCAAGCCCGTGGACCACGGCGAGTGGGGCATGACGCCGCCCACCGTCAACGCCTACTTCGATCCCCAGATGAACGACATCAACTTTCCCGCCGGCGTGCTGCAGCCGCCACTCTACGACGCCAAGGAGGACGACGCCCCCAACTACGGCAACACCGGCGGCACCATCGGCCACGAACTCACCCACGGCTTCGACGACGAGGGCCGCCAGTTCGACGCCGCCGGCAACCTCAAGGACTGGTGGACCAAGGACGACGCCCAGAAGTTCAAGCAGCGCGCCCAGTGCGTCCAGGACCAGTACGCCACCTACGTGGTGGTGGACGACGTCCACATCAACAGCGCCCTCACCCTGGGCGAGGACGTGGCCGACCTGGGCGGCGAGATCCTCGCCTACATCGCCTGGCAGCAGGCCGACAAGGACGTGAAGCTCAAGCCCAAGGACGGACTCACCCCCGAGCAGCGCTTCTTCGTGGGCTTCGCCCAGTGGGCCTGCTCCAACGAGCGTCCCGAGGACCTGCGCCTGCGCGCCGTCACCGACCCCCACTCCCCCGCCTCGTACCGCATCAACGGCGTGGTGGTCAACATGCCCGAGTTCCAGCAGGCCTTCCAGTGCAAGCCCGGCGCCGCCATGACCAAGCCCGCCGGCAAGCTCTGCAAGGTCTGGTGATCTCGTGTGGGGGCGGATCTTCAATCCGCCCCGCCGGGTTCCCCACTCAAGCCCTCTGTTGGCTTGAGTGGAGAGGGCCTGTGTGGCACAGCCGACTCGGC
This window harbors:
- a CDS encoding M13 family metallopeptidase → MKAKLVVCLLSLAVLAALPASAQKRGAAPTAAEPSLPYTPSLDVTAMDRSVDPCTDFYTYSCGGWKKNNPIPPDQVSWSVYGKLYQDNLNFLRAILEQAAAAKQRDAVTQKIGDFYAACLDEAAVNQRGVAAIQPELDAIAALRDKKGLAPLVARLQMGGPGGYIFGGGSMQDPDDSEQQIAGLYQGGLGLPDRDYYLKDDAKSQETRARYLQHVQKVFELLGDSPAAAQADSATVMRMETEMAAASLTRVERRDPYKLKHKMKVADLAALAPNFDWQAYFQAVQAPSFEILNVAEPDFFKEVNAQVAGESLDDWKTYLRFHLANAYSPYLSQPFVEENFDFYRKYLRGAKEIQPRWKRCVQWVDDDLGEALGQAYVKKVFSPQLKADTLKMVQLIEGAMEQRINQLDWMSPETKQQALKKLHAIRNKIGYPDKWRDYSSVAITPGDFAGNVRNAIAFESHRDINKIGKPVDHGEWGMTPPTVNAYFDPQMNDINFPAGVLQPPLYDAKEDDAPNYGNTGGTIGHELTHGFDDEGRQFDAAGNLKDWWTKDDAQKFKQRAQCVQDQYATYVVVDDVHINSALTLGEDVADLGGEILAYIAWQQADKDVKLKPKDGLTPEQRFFVGFAQWACSNERPEDLRLRAVTDPHSPASYRINGVVVNMPEFQQAFQCKPGAAMTKPAGKLCKVW